Sequence from the Scomber scombrus chromosome 1, fScoSco1.1, whole genome shotgun sequence genome:
GCTGTTCAATATGTTACGTTGATTGATTAAGTCTTATctactgtttgtgtgtcctgATTGTAGGAACCACTGATGGAGGAGTACGCTATAGCAGCTCAGCTGTGGAAACTAAGTACTTGTGATGTGTGTGAAATAGCCAGAAACAGCGTGCTGCAAAGTGGACTGTCTCACGAGGTACGGTCTCACTTTCAATCatcctctttctgtttttcctgtcattacatttaatctgcATTGATCCTATAAATTGACAATGTACAGCCATATGGTagcttgttttattgtttatttacagGATAAGAAGCACTTCCTAGGGGTGAACTATCTGAAAGATGGACCAGAGGGAAATGATATCCGTCGGACCAACGTAGCCCAGATCCGCATGGCCTACAGACATGAGACACTATGCAATGAACTTAGCTTCATAGTTGATGCAGTGAAGTCTGGCGCTATGAACTTACAGAATTCAAGCATGCAGAGCTCTTAGTaattaacattaacaaaaaaaatgcagtatCCTGAAACATAAAGCAATGCTGAGCTGGTCACAACCTCACAAAAAGGGAGAGTGGTGAAGTAAAGATGCATGCCGTGAACAACTGGATGACTACAGCACTTCTCAAAGTTTTAGACAAAAGCTGTGGAGTGCCAGATGTGTGAAGTAGATGCACACACTTGTCATTACCCAAACACACAGTATAAATAGTTGTACCTTAATATTCCATTGTGTGACAGTGTTATGTCTTAGAAATTGTTTGAAACCGGAGGATTTTCAGTTTCTGTATATACTGAACACCAGATGTAAGAACGCCTGTGGTTGAGAGAGTGTGAGCTTAGACAAACCTGATAACAGAGATAAATGATGTCTAGAACATTTCCTCTGTTTCTCCTTTAAATAGCTTGTTCTTAGAGGGActttttgtaaatatatatgtagaAAGATCTGGAAGACACCCAAGTTTGTAAtgatatatgtttttttcaaagtgcttgAAAAAAGAAGTTGCATTTACTTGCATGTATATTCAATCTCTGAAGCACTGCACCATTtggtaaaagaataaaaagtctTCAAAATGATTGCAATGCAaacactgccatctagtggccacaCTGTTGGCACGCGCcatcattcaaaaacaaatccCTGTATTTGCACAtcaaatgactgaaaataaaaataaacttataCAACATAATtatgcacaaataaaaacacaacagatgtACATATTACTCAGCAGTTCATAGAGCATTTCTTCAAGATGTTTGACTTGCACTGTCATCAACTTCCATCTTCATATCTTCCTCAGCAGCTTTCTTGGGTTccttgactttcttcagacACGTCCACTCTTCTGTCTCCATATGCTCTTCCTGCTGCTTTATATCAGAGCTCCCAGGGCTCCTTTTCCTTTTCGAAAAGAGAATCAAACAAATCTTGTTAAGCACTTAATGGATATTATACAagaggagatttaaaaaaaaaaaaatagtgtctGTATTTCTTATGCAGCtcataaaagaaaaatcctTTGGTTTATCAGCTTTTATTGTTATACTGTATGAGCTGAACTGTATGTTAAACAATATAAGCACAGTATAAgtattcttttaatttattaattcaGACACTCATTCAgttattagtttttttctgttagtttttctttagtttttttaaacccCCAATGGtagtattttaatgaaaaaaacaactcacagTTTTATGTATGCAAGGGTGACCATCACAATAAGGAGAAAGGTACAGGTTGAGGTGATGAGCACTGCCTTTgctgaaacaataaaacatgaaatcataCCTACAGAAATTATATCACTTATGACCAGAGAGATTGATTTCAATATAAATTGTAAGTACTGTATTTGCTGTATAGTATGTACTGAATATGATATCAAGTATCTCAGCATGAACTTCATAGTGAACAAAGTCCTCATACCTCCAGCAAAGCCTTGTGCTGTGCCAACAAACCGGGCTGGCTCTGCCTCACTGTCTTTGTTGTACAGGAATGAGAGGGAAGTGGTAAAAGAAGAAGTgacaggaggaggggaggaaggagataTAGAGGATGCTGACTCAGAAGGGAGCTGAGTTGTTGTATCCATCAGTTGTGCTGTGATATctgtgaatgtaaaaaaaaaaagtaataggatgatatataaaatgtatatttcatgCTTGCTTGTATAATTCACATTTtgaatatcatttttttcatctttgttaAGTTGAGGGAAACACTGAGGTATGGCACATATTGAGTTTAAGTATttatgaaagtaaaataaacataatgttATCAATTGTACAGTATTTTCTGGACAGCGGGAATTCAGTCAATTCATTTCCAGCATGAAATGCACTGAAAGTGAAGTCCTTGTGCAGCTGTATTGATgattaaatggaaaatattcaAAAGGCATTCCTGAATGATTTTCTGGCAGCAATGGTACTTGGAAagcatttatataaatattttatgttcTCCACAAGTTCAGTTTTACATTGGAAAGGGTTGTGTAGATACTGAGATGCAGTCCAAATATAAATGGAATGAACAGTCAAGagtgctcatttaaaaaaaataattttgatgaaagaacagaaagccaggtatatatttaaatatgaaagatATATTCAATTTAATGTTCTTTTAATGTACAATAAAGTGTGAAGGGATAGAGAAGAAGTCAAAAAAATCATACCTGATTCATTAAagcaaaacacatcaaaattttGTGTAACAGAAGCTCGCCATGTCACCAAGCCTGTCTGGTTTTTGCCACAAGTAGAAAGTGCCTTGATGCGGGGAATGACTGCCAAATGTTCATCAATCCAGCCAAACCTGagtaaaaccaaacaaaacatgacTTGACTACATCTCGgcatggtttttttttgtcttctattGTCAGACGTTGAAATGACTGAGGTGTTCTTGTACAATCTGTTGTGATCTGTACCTGCATGTTTCTAAACCCctcctgagagctttctgcacTTGTTCTTTTGAGGCAATGTTCACTCCGAGCGTCGAGCAAAGCTTCCGAGCATCAGAGGCATTGAAGGCATACTGAGGCTGGTTGAGGTAATTCAGATAGCTAACCTGGAATACTCCTGCAATACTCCTGTTCACTGCAGGGAAAACTGGAAACAGCATATAAAACGTTATCAGATTTAAGTTTACTGTATTCGTAGAAGCACtaatagaataaaaaatgttcaaatgcagTAATACTACTGGTTGGCAGAAGTTAATAtagaaatatacaaatatacaaatgtcaAATCACTTACCTCTGATGTGGCTTGTGTCAATATTTTGATCAGAGATAACTGCAGTAATCGACAGCACTGACATGATGCAAAGCCACATAATATTCATGACTGTTCAGAGTACAGACAGATTAATGCTGTGGATGTGAAGTGTGGCACgttttatgtgtctgtgagCCAAATGACAGGGTTAAATAGAGGTGATTGTGTTTGCAGGGGTGTGTGAACTCTGTCATGGTCAGAACGTacaggaaaaggaagaggaaagtaCTGCTCATAGGTCATGTCAAGAGTCATCATATGTTCTTGGAGCAGGgtcagagagaaaaggagataaAATATGACAGCAGGACACAAAGCTACAGAAATTCTGCAGAAGGCAAAATGCAGTAAACTAATGTTCCAGGAATAAATATAGTTGTTGGATGTAGATCAAAATACAGCTTGATACAGCTCAGAACAAACCACATAAAATTCTAGTACAAGGCTTACGAGAATAATGATGTCATACTTCCGATTAAAGTAAGGGATTTGCACTGTTACTAACATCTGGCATTGGGCACCCTGTCCAAATGATTTCCTCCCATGGGGCATTGCTCAATCATTGCTCTGGTATCCTCTGATGATCCTTTGGCAAAGGACGACAACACACTTCCACAAAAACATCTCTCCACAGGTCTGGCAGCAGGAAATGACGCAAAGAGGGCTGATGAACTCGCAGCAGTGTTTTTGTCAGATGCGAGGTGTCAATGAGGTGTGTGGGCACAATAAATGATGACTGGGAGTGACGGGAAGAAGACAGATATTTAACTTCTCTCTAGGGTCTCATGGTTCTTCAGCAGATTAcaagatcaaataaaaaaagttaggTTTAATTTTCATGACATTAAACAGTTTCCTGACATAATTATGCTATTttaatgggaatttttttttttttttttttttttttttaataggctgaaaagtgaaaacaggcaaaatataatgaaattaatgaTGGTTCTATGCAAGTATCCTAGTAAGTTGTGACAGTGAGTTAACATGTACAATACCAGGAcgctgaaactgaagcagctaaatggaattcagccatcattaactttattatttacacctgtttcctgctgtgacatgttaaaatgttttccatGAAAAAAGGCCTTTTGTTTACTTCATTTATAGGGATTGCTCCACATTctgggaaatacacttatttgtgTTCTTGCCGAGAGCAAGATGAGGAAACCGATCAGTTTGTAAAAAGAAAGGGGAAACAGCTtccctggctctgtccaaaagcAACCAAATCTGTCTACCAGCTCCTCTTAACTaaatgttatatcttgtttttttaatctgtacaCAATCTGACATGTAAAAATGGCACACTGGGTTATAGGGAGGGTTATATGCCAGACGCCAGGCATAGCAACTTCCTAGAGTCTCATTTGGCTGCCTTCCTAATGGTAACTCCAgtgtgtcatttttacatttgagtttTTGTctgtataaaacaaagaaatttaatgtattaattactgagctttatgggtgctggtaggtggattttgcTATCTTTGGATAGGGCTGTTggttgtagcttcatattagctAAAAGTGGAGGGGAAAGTAAAAAAGGCAGACCAAGAAACACCTGGCACAGTGACTTGGAGACACACATGAAGCGAACTGGCCATACATGGGGACAGCTGGAGAAATTGGCTCAGGACTGGGATGCCTGGAGAGCCATTTTTGGCGGCCTATCCCCAAAGTGGGGTCACAGACTTTATATAAGTAAGTCAGTAAGTACGGTATTAATCTTCTCATCCAAATCTCAGGAAGACAGCGAATAAGCATAATTCCCAACAGTCTTAACTACTCTTACAAGTCCTCTGTATTGCATGCTAGGAATAGGGATCATAGTGCCAATCTTCTTTGGTATTTATCAGTGGAAATGACAACAGAATATTTTCAGGCACCTTTATTTAAAGGTGAAGTGGTAGAACATAaaatccacaaagaaaaaaaaacaacacaggtaaacacacatgtgcaaagaagataaaaaataagCCTCATGCCATCTACTGAGTGCTCTCATACAAGAAGAAAATCATTCAGTGCTCTAAAGACACAATCCAAAATGGCACAAACAAGAACCATTATTGCAAAAATATTGCACTTTAGGAACTACTTTGGAATGTGCTTAtactttaaaatctttaaatatgcagtatagaaatttaaaaaacaaataaaacattcctTCATTTTCTATATCTTTAAATATGAACTGATAATCACTCAGGGGCTTTATTATCTACTGGACCTGAGAGATTACACATTAACATTAGAGTGCAGATAAATATACactttttaatctactgtggcATTTTTATTAAAAGTGCCATATTTATCATTAAAGTACCAGAACCCCaatattttatatactatattgtACACTCTATACTGTAATTGGTCcctaaacaaaaaacatatttctctcACTGCAGCAAACACTCTGTCCACTTTTCAATCCAAACAAAATTATAACTTAATTCTGTTAACCATGCAAAAGGCAACATCATCCATAAAACCTCCCAAAATGTCTTTGACCCTCATGAGTCAGGGTCGTGGATTCAAGTGAGTCCGACTGTGGTGATATGGTAaagtgacagagacagaggttgACTGGGGTCTCAGCAGTGGGGATCTTTGGTTCAAACATCTTTGTCTTGCCTTGGATAAAGTCCTTTTTACGTGTCCTCACGTCTGTTGTAGTAGTCACTGaagaatgtaaaaatactgataaCCAGACACATCATCAGAAAAAATATCAGGGCGATCCCGAGAAGACGTTTACTCCAGGTGATCTTGGGCCAAAACCGCCCAAGAAGAACCAGGAACTCCTCCAGCCTCCTATGAAGGTAAAGACTTCATACATTAAACAGaatatacaatattttcatagctgtgtacatgttttggtatattttatttgttttccctttcccttcatataaaagtatttttcaatcatactgaccattataaGACCCCTGAAAAAATGCAGAACATTATAAACCTTTACCTTTACCTAACATTGACCTTGGTGACATTAGCACTGTGTTTCAAACATAAACAATCGGTGTTCAGTGTGGCTAACCACACATTGGAGAGTTCATGAAAATGCCAATGGGGCTTTTTACCTATCTACATTTCTACAATTGAATGTTACTTATTAATATGATATTCAATTTCTACCAAGtatgttctgctagatgccattaaattctacacattgcATCTTTAAAACTACTACTAATGTTGGGAATTTAAAGTTTGAAGTGCATCCTTTGGATGCTTCCAATGTGTACAAATGTAGGTATTTTTCAGGTCacttttatgaaataaatagttgaTTTTCAATGGGAATGATAACCATTTAAACATCAGCTCTTTCTGAATGCATACATCTGATCATATATGTTGTACTTTGAATATAATCTAAAGAGTCGTCATTTAGTCTTCCTATATCAATACtgtcaaagtaaaaacattttacgTAGTACATAATGTGTTTACCTGCTACTCTTTATCTTCTTTCCACTTTCTTCATCCTTAATTTTTGATTCCAGCAATTTCTCTGCAGCATCCTCCTCTTCGTGCTTTTCTTCCTGAAGAGCTTTGCTTTGCTTCAGACCCTCTTGCAAGCTAAGTTtgaaatgttcacatttgacAGCAAAATTTAATCacatacagtaataaaataTGTTACAACATGAATGCCCTACAAACCAtcactgtgtttactgtatgttatttatAAATGCCTGTCGGTTAATGTTACATAAGAAGATTCACCTGTATAACATAAATGGTGGGTCTCATAAAAGTAATGATTTATGATAAGCAACTATAATgctgtgcgtgtttgtgtgtagttaaCGAGCAGGAGAGAAGGCCTCACCCTTTATTATATGCCTCCTCCTCAATCTTCGCCTTGAGCTCAGCTCTGATCTCGGCTCTGATCTCTTCTAAGTTGACAGCAGGCTTGGCTGGCTCACTTTCCTGCTCCGACACAGTCTTTCCACTGCATTGTTTCAGATAGGAAAGAACAATCAACCTCGGACACCATCACACTATCAGAGCAGACATTATGAAACTGTGAGGAGTCTACATTGTCTTATAATGGGCAAACTACAGGGTAGGAGCTGGCAGGAGAGTACAAACATGGAGCTGGCACTTTGCACATTTGTTATAGCTATTCTCGTCCTCTCACAGAACATCTAGCTCAGACACTTGAGAGCTCTACTCAAGCTCACTTTATAACCAGGATATGATTGGAGTCTTGTGCCTGGACTTTGTCAAACTCTAGCACAGATGTTTAGATTACGACCCAG
This genomic interval carries:
- the lyve1a gene encoding lymphatic vessel endothelial hyaluronic acid receptor 1a isoform X2 gives rise to the protein MNIMWLCIMSVLSITAVISDQNIDTSHIRVFPAVNRSIAGVFQVSYLNYLNQPQYAFNASDARKLCSTLGVNIASKEQVQKALRRGLETCRFGWIDEHLAVIPRIKALSTCGKNQTGLVTWRASVTQNFDVFCFNESDITAQLMDTTTQLPSESASSISPSSPPPVTSSFTTSLSFLYNKDSEAEPARFVGTAQGFAGAKAVLITSTCTFLLIVMVTLAYIKLSPGSSDIKQQEEHMETEEWTCLKKVKEPKKAAEEDMKMEVDDSASQTS
- the lyve1a gene encoding lymphatic vessel endothelial hyaluronic acid receptor 1a isoform X1; this encodes MNIMWLCIMSVLSITAVISDQNIDTSHIRVFPAVNRSIAGVFQVSYLNYLNQPQYAFNASDARKLCSTLGVNIASKEQVQKALRRGLETCRFGWIDEHLAVIPRIKALSTCGKNQTGLVTWRASVTQNFDVFCFNESDITAQLMDTTTQLPSESASSISPSSPPPVTSSFTTSLSFLYNKDSEAEPARFVGTAQGFAGAKAVLITSTCTFLLIVMVTLAYIKLKRSPGSSDIKQQEEHMETEEWTCLKKVKEPKKAAEEDMKMEVDDSASQTS